A genome region from endosymbiont of Acanthamoeba sp. UWC8 includes the following:
- a CDS encoding NUDIX domain-containing protein produces MFIQKRANHVKYLPGYYCTSAGGHVEAGEAPLDAAKRELEEELGLEAELKTLAEFIFDNDRHHRRIFLYQTTLNKEMQFNDKEVSGGFFVNKEELLRLPRNKLHLQLLPCVNYIWPNLL; encoded by the coding sequence ATTTTTATTCAAAAGCGAGCTAATCATGTTAAATATCTACCCGGATATTATTGCACATCGGCGGGCGGGCACGTTGAGGCGGGAGAAGCTCCTCTTGATGCAGCAAAAAGAGAATTGGAGGAAGAATTAGGCTTAGAAGCGGAGCTTAAAACATTAGCTGAATTTATATTTGATAATGACCGGCATCATAGAAGAATATTTTTATATCAAACCACTTTAAATAAAGAAATGCAATTTAATGATAAAGAAGTTTCCGGAGGTTTCTTTGTAAATAAAGAGGAATTATTACGATTGCCTCGTAATAAACTCCACCTGCAGCTGCTGCCTTGTGTAAATTACATATGGCCTAATCTTTTGTAA
- the uvrC gene encoding excinuclease ABC subunit UvrC has protein sequence MFVEQSIKKGIGIVSEAARAMPAAPGIYKMINIESEIVYVGKAKNLPKRVISYTKVENLPTRLKRMIASLSRIEYLTTNTEAEALLLEANLIKSLKPKFNIALKDDKSFPYIVIEDKHDYPRIAKFRGTKKENYTYFGPFAQARNVNETIVELQKLFGIRPCSDSYFASRKRPCLQYQIKRCTAPCTNKISKENYQKIVKQTKDFLSGKNSEIQTKLISEMERASEKLDYEKAAELRDRIRLLSQTQAKNKFKTDSISDADLIALHRDDTGCAVQVMFIRNGTNYGDKVYFPIHTEELSDGEVIELFIGQIYQRTPPAKNILTTTELPSKEALEQALNKLWDIKTKIIIAKKEAHKHLMEIALLNAKEALSRVNKQKAKQLSTLENVAKLFELPKTPKRIEVYDNSHIQGTNAVGCMIVAGAEGFMKNQYRRFLIKSLKGIGEGDDYQMLREVLERRFKRLMPDNYPDLILIDGGKGHLSVAKEMFEKFNISDIKLVCISKGADRNAGREFFHTLDKKPFQLDRNDPTLHYLQLIRDEVHRFAIESHRKRRIKDTTKSGIDEIPQIGAKRKKLLLSHFGSLERLKEANFEDIIRIGGISKKIAKLIHNYLHNEQ, from the coding sequence ATGTTTGTCGAACAATCAATTAAAAAAGGTATCGGTATAGTCTCGGAAGCTGCAAGAGCTATGCCTGCGGCACCGGGTATATATAAGATGATTAATATTGAGAGTGAGATTGTATATGTCGGTAAAGCCAAAAATTTACCCAAGCGGGTTATATCTTATACTAAAGTTGAAAACTTGCCAACCCGCCTTAAGCGTATGATTGCCTCACTAAGCAGAATTGAATACTTAACCACTAACACCGAAGCTGAAGCATTACTTTTAGAAGCGAATCTTATAAAATCATTAAAACCGAAATTTAATATTGCTTTAAAAGATGATAAATCTTTCCCCTATATAGTTATAGAAGATAAACATGACTATCCCAGAATTGCTAAATTCCGAGGGACAAAGAAAGAAAATTATACTTATTTCGGCCCTTTCGCGCAAGCCAGAAACGTAAATGAAACCATAGTCGAACTGCAAAAACTATTTGGAATCAGACCATGCAGCGATAGTTACTTTGCATCACGGAAAAGGCCTTGCCTACAATATCAGATTAAGCGCTGCACCGCCCCTTGCACTAATAAAATATCCAAAGAAAACTATCAAAAAATAGTTAAACAAACAAAGGATTTTTTATCGGGTAAAAACTCGGAAATTCAAACTAAGCTGATCAGTGAAATGGAACGCGCCAGCGAAAAGCTTGATTATGAGAAGGCCGCGGAGCTAAGGGATAGAATAAGGCTCTTAAGCCAAACTCAAGCTAAAAATAAATTTAAAACAGACAGTATTTCAGATGCGGATTTAATCGCGCTCCACAGAGATGATACAGGCTGTGCAGTTCAGGTTATGTTTATCAGAAACGGCACTAATTACGGCGATAAAGTATACTTTCCCATTCATACCGAAGAATTGAGCGACGGTGAAGTCATTGAACTTTTTATAGGACAAATATACCAAAGGACTCCTCCTGCAAAAAATATTTTAACCACTACCGAGCTTCCTTCAAAGGAGGCGCTTGAGCAGGCTTTAAACAAATTATGGGATATAAAAACTAAAATAATTATCGCTAAAAAAGAAGCGCATAAACACTTAATGGAAATTGCATTACTGAATGCTAAAGAGGCATTGAGTAGAGTTAATAAACAAAAAGCAAAACAATTATCTACGCTTGAAAATGTGGCTAAGTTATTTGAGTTACCGAAAACACCAAAACGCATTGAAGTCTATGACAACAGCCACATTCAAGGAACTAATGCCGTCGGTTGCATGATTGTTGCAGGCGCTGAAGGATTTATGAAAAATCAATATAGAAGATTTTTGATTAAAAGTCTAAAGGGAATAGGTGAAGGCGATGATTACCAGATGCTGAGAGAAGTTTTAGAACGAAGATTTAAAAGACTTATGCCTGATAATTATCCTGATTTAATACTAATCGACGGAGGCAAAGGTCATCTGAGTGTTGCAAAAGAGATGTTTGAGAAGTTTAATATTAGTGATATAAAATTAGTCTGCATTTCAAAAGGAGCTGATCGAAATGCAGGTAGAGAGTTTTTCCATACCCTCGATAAAAAACCTTTTCAATTGGATAGAAATGACCCTACGCTACATTATTTACAACTGATAAGAGATGAAGTGCACCGTTTTGCAATTGAATCACATCGTAAGCGCAGGATTAAAGACACGACTAAGTCCGGAATTGATGAAATTCCGCAGATCGGCGCAAAACGCAAAAAGCTGCTATTAAGCCACTTCGGTTCTTTAGAAAGATTAAAAGAAGCAAATTTTGAAGATATTATTAGGATAGGCGGGATAAGCAAAAAGATTGCAAAGTTAATTCACAACTATTTACACAATGAGCAATAG
- the pgsA gene encoding CDP-diacylglycerol--glycerol-3-phosphate 3-phosphatidyltransferase yields the protein MLKDLPNFLTILRILLIPVLVLSFYLEGKLSHYIAASIFIFASITDFFDGYLARVLKAQSNFGKMLDPIADKLLVASTLMMLVHFGHAPVIPTIAILCREILVSGLREYLAEFKVSIPVSKLGKVKTAVQMAAIIILLLGNKVLPIPYLDRIGEIALWVAAVLTLITGYAYWKERFKYI from the coding sequence ATGTTAAAAGATCTACCTAATTTTCTAACCATTTTAAGGATTTTATTGATTCCTGTGTTAGTATTATCTTTTTATCTGGAAGGCAAGCTTTCTCATTATATAGCAGCTTCTATTTTTATATTTGCCAGTATCACCGATTTCTTTGACGGCTACCTGGCCAGAGTATTAAAAGCTCAATCTAATTTCGGAAAAATGCTCGACCCTATAGCCGATAAGTTATTAGTTGCCTCAACTCTTATGATGCTGGTTCACTTCGGCCATGCACCTGTAATTCCTACCATTGCTATTTTATGCAGAGAAATATTGGTTTCGGGATTAAGGGAATATCTTGCCGAATTTAAAGTCAGTATTCCCGTTTCAAAATTAGGTAAAGTTAAAACCGCAGTTCAGATGGCGGCAATCATAATATTGCTGTTAGGTAATAAAGTCTTACCAATACCTTATTTAGACCGTATCGGCGAAATAGCACTATGGGTGGCAGCAGTTTTAACCCTGATTACCGGGTATGCATATTGGAAGGAGAGATTTAAATATATTTAA
- a CDS encoding pentapeptide repeat-containing protein, with the protein MRDANLEPLNEINIELEEKRKAWSGIYSAIDYFLEGKNDRLLESAVKAILPEEKAKKAPAISFGLIFKSLSFAILHPIHAFNLIKLALSSEIAQDPDFQSGLTEKESFTNFIQDLSNKSFMPHISKYLEQNNYLTSDEINKLKPALTDITTDREAIKNITKGALNGSIFIRLENLISNPKLQNIIKNNPTILPRIAKKIIEENESLKNTTKDYKFDSQILDILNVVLTKPQEAQIIVSAINNNDYIVLSKKILELLNDPKMVGTVDHKETSLKELIKKQAQDELFTNLIVGILEQDKKEVEQGLKLEPESISKKAEQFGISAANIYPFVEILPSLIDKPEVLQNVFNDFVGGRFVDMSAKLLSLVNENKEIKDYLTKNSGLIAEVLDKVFQNVEGLKEYGLKGNLYDLVPHLLNHSDKLVGIIDIYQDDKITDQQKYLSIAKNLLEITKNDENIRKYFAEKSEIIVGVLDQVLPKVEVLNEYGLKGSLYDLVPHLLNHSDKLAGIIDIYQDDKITDQQKYLSIAKNLLEITKNDENIRKYFLEKSEIIVGVLDQVLPKVEALNEYRLKGSLYDLVPHLLNHSDKLVGIIDIYQDDKITDQQKYLSIAKNLLEITKNDENVRKYFLEKSEIIVGVLDQVLPKVEVLNEYGLKGSLYDLVPHLLNHSDKLIEIIDAYGEGKSIKALRVLLEIIKNDPSIREELKVQFEVNKDNIIDLVTEQLERSERIPQVIKGRKAGEILVNIADDIKNTIAEIERQKEFDQAMENKIEQSGEGKKPEEQVKYDDIIIDGRDLSGKDFINTSFDKSVIVNTSFNGSKFTNTSFKGTTLENVSFEGAVIDAATLKTMVESLDLGGDLNLGGAKLIGDFSGVDLRGISLVGVDLSEAELPDEKAISEVIKENLMEGLKKNILPHNKNLGEYLIKKFEHEEIDANFEIDPDRLKHVSEYKGNINLLAREIYQNLDNPQDIELIIVFDMIADKITQNLFGEGENRGVDGYNIRLMMKEVIKELSGQSINVENLIEIKEGELKLSSKSEKIVGEVVFNSWGKGNATGLSKIFYDASKYTGAGLVSGGIYLPEEAFNEQLENAVKDQLNKGLGIEITKSHQDRYSENNNKNTSLSL; encoded by the coding sequence ATGAGAGATGCTAATTTAGAGCCGTTAAATGAAATAAATATTGAATTAGAAGAGAAAAGAAAAGCATGGAGCGGTATTTATAGTGCTATTGATTATTTTTTAGAGGGTAAGAATGACAGGTTACTCGAAAGCGCCGTAAAAGCAATTCTTCCGGAGGAAAAAGCAAAGAAAGCACCAGCGATCAGTTTCGGGTTAATTTTTAAAAGTCTTTCATTTGCTATACTTCACCCTATACATGCTTTTAATCTAATTAAACTCGCGCTATCATCTGAGATAGCCCAGGATCCGGATTTTCAAAGCGGATTAACTGAAAAAGAAAGTTTTACTAATTTTATCCAAGATCTTAGTAATAAAAGCTTTATGCCTCATATCAGTAAATATTTAGAGCAAAATAATTACCTTACTTCTGATGAAATAAATAAATTAAAACCTGCCTTAACAGATATAACAACAGATAGAGAAGCTATAAAAAATATTACCAAAGGAGCATTAAACGGCTCTATATTTATCCGGCTTGAAAATTTAATAAGTAACCCGAAGTTACAAAATATTATTAAAAATAATCCTACCATTTTACCCCGAATTGCTAAGAAAATTATAGAAGAAAATGAAAGTTTAAAGAACACAACTAAAGATTATAAGTTTGATAGTCAAATTCTCGATATTTTAAATGTAGTTTTAACTAAGCCGCAGGAAGCTCAAATCATAGTAAGTGCTATAAATAATAATGATTATATAGTTTTATCCAAAAAAATTCTAGAGCTATTAAATGATCCTAAGATGGTAGGCACGGTAGATCATAAGGAAACATCTTTAAAAGAATTAATCAAAAAACAAGCTCAAGATGAGTTATTTACAAATTTAATTGTCGGGATATTAGAGCAGGATAAAAAAGAAGTTGAACAAGGACTAAAGCTTGAGCCGGAAAGTATAAGTAAAAAAGCGGAGCAATTCGGTATCTCGGCTGCTAATATTTACCCATTTGTTGAAATACTTCCAAGCCTTATTGATAAACCGGAAGTTCTACAAAATGTTTTTAATGATTTCGTGGGAGGAAGATTTGTTGATATGTCAGCAAAACTTTTATCCCTAGTAAATGAAAATAAGGAAATCAAAGATTATCTGACTAAAAACAGTGGACTTATTGCGGAAGTTTTAGATAAGGTATTCCAAAATGTTGAAGGGCTTAAAGAGTATGGATTAAAAGGCAACTTATATGATCTTGTTCCGCATTTATTAAATCATTCAGATAAGTTGGTCGGGATAATAGATATTTATCAAGACGATAAAATAACTGATCAGCAAAAATACTTATCAATTGCCAAGAATTTGCTGGAGATTACAAAGAATGATGAAAATATAAGGAAGTATTTTGCAGAGAAAAGCGAGATAATCGTTGGCGTATTAGATCAAGTATTACCTAAGGTTGAAGTACTGAATGAATATGGATTAAAAGGTAGCTTATATGATCTTGTTCCGCATTTATTAAATCATTCTGACAAGTTGGCCGGGATAATAGATATTTATCAAGACGACAAAATAACTGATCAGCAAAAATACTTATCAATTGCCAAGAATTTGCTGGAGATTACAAAGAATGATGAAAATATAAGGAAGTATTTTTTAGAGAAAAGCGAGATAATCGTTGGCGTATTAGATCAAGTATTACCTAAGGTTGAAGCACTGAATGAATATCGATTAAAAGGTAGCTTATATGATCTTGTCCCGCATTTATTAAACCATTCAGATAAGTTGGTTGGGATAATAGATATTTATCAAGACGATAAAATAACTGATCAGCAAAAATACTTATCAATTGCCAAGAATTTGCTGGAGATTACAAAGAATGATGAAAACGTAAGGAAGTATTTTTTAGAGAAAAGCGAGATAATCGTTGGCGTATTAGATCAAGTATTACCTAAGGTTGAAGTACTGAATGAATATGGATTAAAAGGTAGCTTATATGATCTTGTTCCTCATTTATTAAATCATTCAGATAAGTTGATTGAAATAATTGATGCCTATGGAGAGGGAAAAAGTATTAAAGCTTTAAGGGTGCTACTTGAGATAATTAAAAACGACCCGAGTATAAGAGAAGAATTAAAAGTTCAGTTTGAGGTAAATAAAGATAATATTATAGATCTAGTCACTGAACAACTTGAAAGAAGTGAAAGAATCCCCCAAGTAATTAAAGGAAGAAAGGCCGGTGAGATATTAGTAAATATAGCTGACGATATTAAAAATACTATTGCAGAGATTGAAAGACAAAAAGAGTTTGACCAAGCTATGGAAAATAAAATTGAGCAAAGCGGGGAAGGTAAAAAGCCGGAGGAGCAGGTTAAATATGATGATATAATCATTGACGGCAGAGACTTATCAGGTAAAGACTTTATTAACACCTCCTTTGATAAATCTGTAATAGTTAATACCAGCTTTAACGGTAGTAAATTTACTAATACTTCCTTTAAAGGTACAACTCTGGAAAATGTCAGCTTTGAAGGCGCGGTAATCGATGCTGCTACCCTAAAGACGATGGTAGAATCTTTAGATCTGGGTGGAGATTTGAATTTAGGCGGAGCAAAATTAATCGGTGATTTTTCAGGTGTTGATTTGAGGGGTATTTCGTTAGTTGGCGTGGATTTAAGTGAGGCGGAATTACCGGATGAAAAGGCAATATCGGAGGTAATAAAAGAAAACCTAATGGAAGGCTTGAAGAAAAATATTCTGCCTCATAACAAGAATTTAGGGGAATACTTGATTAAAAAATTTGAGCATGAGGAGATTGATGCCAATTTTGAAATTGACCCCGACCGTTTAAAGCATGTTTCAGAATACAAGGGAAACATAAACTTACTTGCAAGAGAGATATACCAAAATCTTGATAACCCTCAAGATATAGAATTAATTATAGTATTTGATATGATAGCGGATAAAATTACGCAAAACCTTTTCGGAGAAGGGGAAAACCGCGGAGTAGATGGCTATAATATAAGATTAATGATGAAAGAAGTTATAAAAGAATTATCTGGCCAATCTATAAATGTTGAAAATCTGATAGAGATTAAGGAAGGAGAGCTGAAGCTTAGTAGTAAGTCGGAAAAAATTGTTGGAGAAGTTGTATTTAATAGTTGGGGTAAGGGAAATGCTACGGGGTTAAGTAAGATATTTTATGATGCCAGCAAATATACAGGGGCAGGTCTGGTTAGTGGCGGTATATATTTACCTGAAGAAGCTTTTAATGAGCAATTAGAAAACGCTGTAAAAGACCAACTAAATAAAGGATTAGGTATAGAGATTACAAAATCTCATCAAGACAGATATAGTGAAAATAATAATAAAAATACAAGTTTAAGCTTGTGA
- a CDS encoding HlyD family type I secretion periplasmic adaptor subunit: protein MRKNIISKLISFKGFVPAAKKLYEEINSFMKGANPEEAKYIMQHSLDLKKQIYKPIKFTFMVIGVAFGFFIVWGSLAPLDSAVIAQGHIVLSGNRKTIQHKEGGIIQAILVKDGEVVKENQPLVILNDTSDKARLQISLSRLRATKAIEQRLLAEKFDEEQIDFSDPIFDREVPEVEKIIKNQQSLFESKRKAYHGKKDIYNQKIVEQREQIKGLEAMLKSYESQFKILQEQYRNLETLFNKGYAKKTELLEQRRRVQELEGRVGQIKADIANAHEAISENQLHIISLENENQKEVDDELKETYSKILDLKEQYEADKDILERTIIRAPNAGIVTGLKFHTVGGVVGQGAPILEIIPQDDKLIVEAHVEPKDIESIREGLKAKVQLSAYKTRLVPRIDGEVIYVSADTIEDRSKQQPFYYVAKIEIKPEAIESINYDIKLQPGMPAETFIIKGERTFLQYLLSPILDSFHKAFKEK, encoded by the coding sequence ATGCGTAAAAATATTATATCAAAATTAATTAGCTTTAAAGGTTTTGTCCCGGCAGCTAAAAAACTTTATGAAGAGATTAACAGCTTTATGAAAGGGGCGAACCCTGAAGAAGCTAAGTATATCATGCAGCATTCTCTTGATCTGAAAAAACAAATATATAAGCCTATAAAATTTACCTTTATGGTAATCGGGGTTGCTTTCGGCTTCTTTATAGTTTGGGGTAGCCTTGCGCCTCTTGATAGCGCAGTTATTGCACAAGGCCATATCGTTTTAAGCGGTAATCGTAAAACCATTCAGCATAAAGAAGGCGGAATTATTCAAGCCATTTTGGTAAAAGACGGAGAAGTGGTGAAAGAAAACCAGCCGCTGGTGATTTTAAATGATACGTCCGATAAGGCGAGGTTGCAAATCAGTTTAAGTAGGTTGCGTGCTACTAAAGCTATTGAGCAAAGGTTGCTTGCTGAAAAATTTGATGAAGAACAAATTGATTTCAGTGACCCAATATTTGATAGAGAAGTTCCTGAGGTAGAAAAGATTATAAAAAACCAGCAATCATTATTTGAATCCAAGCGGAAAGCATATCACGGTAAAAAAGATATTTATAATCAGAAAATTGTAGAGCAAAGGGAGCAGATAAAAGGTTTAGAAGCTATGCTTAAATCTTATGAATCGCAATTTAAAATACTTCAGGAACAATATAGGAACTTGGAAACTCTCTTTAACAAAGGTTATGCTAAAAAAACAGAGCTTTTGGAGCAAAGAAGGAGAGTGCAGGAATTAGAGGGTAGGGTAGGTCAAATCAAGGCTGATATTGCTAATGCTCACGAAGCAATTTCTGAGAATCAATTACACATCATAAGCTTAGAAAACGAAAACCAGAAGGAAGTTGATGACGAACTCAAAGAAACTTATTCCAAGATATTGGATTTAAAAGAACAATATGAAGCGGATAAGGATATATTAGAGAGAACCATAATCAGAGCTCCAAATGCAGGAATTGTTACCGGGCTTAAATTTCACACTGTCGGCGGGGTTGTAGGGCAAGGAGCTCCGATTTTAGAAATTATCCCTCAGGATGATAAGCTGATTGTTGAAGCGCATGTAGAGCCTAAAGATATTGAAAGTATTCGTGAAGGGCTGAAAGCTAAAGTTCAGCTTAGCGCATATAAAACCAGGTTGGTGCCGAGAATAGACGGGGAAGTGATCTATGTTTCAGCAGATACGATAGAAGATAGAAGCAAACAACAGCCCTTCTACTATGTTGCTAAAATTGAAATAAAGCCGGAAGCGATTGAAAGCATCAATTATGATATAAAGCTGCAACCCGGTATGCCTGCTGAGACCTTTATTATCAAGGGTGAAAGGACTTTTCTTCAATATTTGTTGAGCCCGATCCTTGATAGCTTCCATAAAGCGTTTAAGGAAAAATAG
- a CDS encoding type I secretion system permease/ATPase yields MKRKENITPIKETLFACKIMFKYALLFGCIINLLMLSTPIYSMQVLDRVISSGNVDTLVMLTLVIMLALLLLAMLQAGRSFAMTQMGNWIERQLSEKVFTGSVKMSLESKVNIGSQQLTDLQTIKNFLTSPGLLTVLDTPWAIIFIIVLFIIHPWMGFLSVIGGALLVGFAILSDKLTKPLLDSMNDENIKSRRQVDQATRNAEVIEVMGLLPNIIQSWQKLNGKIQTTHSLFTKRYSVLTEITKFIRLVIQILVTGFGAYLVINGQMSSGAIIASSSLVGRALAPFEGAINSWKGFVNCRKAYDRLNAAYELVEKHEEKMSLPEPEGRVDVENLFYNPPNVQRHIVKGITFSLKAGETLAIIGPSASGKTTLAKLLAGALNPSIGTVRVDDASLKDWKREELGKYIGYLPQDVELFAGTIKENIARMDPNADPEEVVMAAQITGVHEMILRLPKGYDTEIGFDGSMLSGGQRQRIALARAFYGNPKILLLDEPNSNLDSVGEAALATAIDVAKDRNITCIIISHRTSILNVADKIMILKDGVIATFGSKKEVMDQMNQASQMNQLKNVPGHGNA; encoded by the coding sequence ATGAAAAGAAAAGAGAATATCACCCCGATAAAAGAGACGCTTTTTGCGTGTAAGATAATGTTTAAGTATGCATTGCTCTTCGGGTGCATTATAAATTTACTCATGCTTTCAACTCCGATTTATTCAATGCAGGTGTTAGATAGGGTGATTTCAAGCGGTAACGTGGATACGCTGGTTATGCTGACTCTCGTTATTATGCTTGCACTTCTGTTGCTTGCCATGCTTCAGGCGGGAAGGTCATTTGCTATGACCCAAATGGGTAATTGGATAGAAAGGCAGCTTTCCGAGAAGGTGTTCACGGGTAGTGTAAAAATGTCCCTTGAATCGAAAGTGAACATCGGGAGCCAACAATTAACCGATCTGCAAACCATTAAAAATTTCTTAACCAGCCCCGGGCTACTCACGGTGCTGGATACTCCATGGGCAATAATATTTATTATAGTACTTTTCATAATCCATCCGTGGATGGGCTTTCTATCTGTTATCGGGGGCGCATTATTAGTCGGGTTCGCTATATTATCAGATAAGTTGACTAAGCCTCTGCTTGATTCAATGAATGATGAAAATATCAAAAGCAGAAGGCAAGTCGATCAAGCAACCAGAAATGCTGAAGTTATTGAAGTTATGGGGCTGTTGCCTAACATCATTCAAAGTTGGCAGAAATTAAACGGAAAAATTCAGACTACGCATTCTTTATTTACCAAAAGATATTCCGTCCTCACTGAAATCACTAAATTCATCAGGCTTGTTATACAAATTCTGGTAACGGGTTTCGGAGCTTACCTTGTAATTAATGGCCAAATGTCTTCGGGTGCAATTATTGCAAGTTCATCACTGGTAGGAAGGGCGCTTGCTCCGTTTGAAGGGGCGATTAATTCCTGGAAAGGGTTTGTTAATTGCAGAAAAGCATATGATAGATTAAATGCGGCTTATGAGCTAGTTGAGAAGCATGAAGAGAAAATGTCTTTACCTGAGCCGGAAGGTAGGGTTGATGTTGAAAACTTATTTTATAACCCGCCTAACGTGCAAAGACATATTGTAAAAGGGATAACTTTTTCTTTAAAAGCCGGTGAGACCTTAGCTATAATAGGCCCTAGTGCTTCAGGTAAAACTACGCTTGCGAAATTGCTTGCAGGGGCGCTTAACCCTTCGATCGGTACGGTGAGAGTGGATGATGCCAGCCTAAAAGATTGGAAGCGCGAGGAGCTGGGTAAATATATCGGCTACCTGCCGCAGGATGTAGAGCTTTTTGCCGGAACTATTAAAGAGAATATTGCAAGAATGGATCCGAATGCCGATCCTGAAGAAGTGGTGATGGCTGCGCAAATTACCGGTGTGCATGAAATGATTTTGAGGCTACCTAAGGGATATGATACCGAAATCGGGTTTGACGGTTCCATGCTGTCTGGCGGGCAACGTCAAAGGATTGCATTAGCGAGAGCTTTTTACGGTAATCCTAAAATTCTACTGCTTGATGAGCCTAATTCTAATCTTGACAGCGTAGGTGAAGCTGCGCTTGCAACTGCAATTGATGTGGCAAAAGATCGAAATATTACTTGCATAATTATTTCACATAGAACTTCTATACTTAATGTAGCGGATAAGATCATGATCCTTAAAGACGGGGTGATTGCTACCTTCGGAAGTAAGAAGGAGGTAATGGATCAAATGAATCAGGCAAGCCAAATGAATCAACTGAAAAATGTACCGGGGCACGGCAATGCGTAA